The Vulpes lagopus strain Blue_001 chromosome 6, ASM1834538v1, whole genome shotgun sequence genome has a segment encoding these proteins:
- the ABRAXAS1 gene encoding BRCA1-A complex subunit Abraxas 1 isoform X3, translated as MTFRERLLHKNLQKHLSSQELVFLLLTPSIITESCSTHRLEHALYKPQKGLFHRIPLVVANLGMSEQLGYKTISGSCESTGFSRAVKTHSSEFFTEDGSLKEVHKINEMYASLQEELKSICKKVEYSEQAVEKLLKDVTRLKREIKKRKQAQTQAARENIEKDPQENIFLCQALRTFFPDQEFLHSCVISLKNRHISKSSCTANHQLNVIDNLTLMVEYTDVPEASPASGTPQMLKRKALDTDDGWQLKKSRLLEIQNKPSKTDPDSSNQEKASTMSSPETDEDIEKMKGSGEYPQSPTF; from the exons ATGACATTTAGAGAGAGACTGCTTCACAAAAACTTACAGAAGCATCTTTCAAGCCAGGAACTTGTTTTTCTACTGCTAACACCAAGCATAATAACAGAAAGCTGCTCTACTCATCGGCTGGAGCATGCCCTATATAAACCTCAAAAGGG cctTTTTCATAGGATACCTTTAGTGGTGGCCAATCTGGGCATGTCCGAACAACTGGGTTATAAGACTATATCAGGTTCCTGTGAGTCTACTGGTTTTAGCCGAGCAGTAAAAACACATAG CTCTGAATTTTTTACAGAAGATGGATCTTTAAAGGAggtacataaaataaatgaaatgtatgcTTCTTTACAAGAGGAATTAAAG AGTATATGCAAGAAAGTAGAATACAGTGAGCAAGCAGTAGAGAAACTACTAAAGGATGTAACCAGATTGAAAcgggaaattaaaaaaagaaaacaggcacaAACCCAAGCAGCAC GAGAGAACATCGAAAAAGACCCTCAggagaacatttttctttgtcaagCTTTACGGACCTTTTTTCCAGATCAAGAATTTCTTCATTCATGTGTTATCTCCTTGAAAAACAGGCATATCTCTAAAAGTAGCTGCACTGCCAACCACCAGCTCAATGTGATAGACAACCTGACCTTAATGGTAGAATACACTGACGTTCCTGAAGCTAGCCCAGCTAGCGGCACACCACAGATGCTTAAACGTAAAGCTTTAGATACCGATGATGGATGGCAATTGAAGAAGTCACGGCTATTAGAGATACAAAACAAACCATCTAAAACAGATCCTGATAGTAGTAATCAAGAAAAAGCATCCACAATGAGCAGCCCGGAAACAGATGAAGACATTGAAAAAATGAAGGGTTCTGGTGAATATCCACAGTCTCCTACATTTTGA
- the MRPS18C gene encoding 28S ribosomal protein S18c, mitochondrial isoform X1, translated as MAALAAVCGALGRKRSAHFLKAALCLTDPGTPAVLWRSCSQYEQVASNEDLPIPMENPYKEPLKKCILCGKRVDYKNVQLLSQFISPFTGCIYGRHITGLCGKKQKEITKAIKRAQIMGFMPVTYKDPAFLKDPKVCNIKYRE; from the exons ATGGCGGCTCTGGCTGCGGTGTGCGGTGCTCTGGGGAGGAAGAGGTCGGCGCACTTCCTAAAGGCTGCTCTCTGCCTCacagatcctgggactcctgcgG TGCTTTGGAGAAGTTGTTCACAATATGAACAGGTAGCCAGCAATGAGGACCTG CCCATTCCAATGGAAAATCCTTATAAGGAGcctcttaaaaaatgtatcttgtgTGGAAAACGTGTGGATTATAAGAATGTACAG cTCTTGTCCcagtttatttctccatttactgGATGCATTTATGGAAGGCACATAACag GCCTTTgtgggaagaaacagaaagaaatcacaaaagcaATTAAGAGAGCTCAAATAATGG GGTTTATGCCAGTTACATACAAGGATCCTGCATTTCTCAAAGACCCTAAAGTTTGTAACATCAAGTATCGGGAGTAA
- the MRPS18C gene encoding 28S ribosomal protein S18c, mitochondrial isoform X2 — MAALAAVCGALGRKRSAHFLKAALCLTDPGTPAVLWRSCSQYEQVASNEDLPIPMENPYKEPLKKCILCGKRVDYKNVQAFVGRNRKKSQKQLRELK; from the exons ATGGCGGCTCTGGCTGCGGTGTGCGGTGCTCTGGGGAGGAAGAGGTCGGCGCACTTCCTAAAGGCTGCTCTCTGCCTCacagatcctgggactcctgcgG TGCTTTGGAGAAGTTGTTCACAATATGAACAGGTAGCCAGCAATGAGGACCTG CCCATTCCAATGGAAAATCCTTATAAGGAGcctcttaaaaaatgtatcttgtgTGGAAAACGTGTGGATTATAAGAATGTACAG GCCTTTgtgggaagaaacagaaagaaatcacaaaagcaATTAAGAGAGCTCAAATAA
- the ABRAXAS1 gene encoding BRCA1-A complex subunit Abraxas 1 isoform X2, translating into MDDVEVIYTIDIQKYIPCYQLFSFYNSSGELNEQALRKILSSVKKAVVGWYKFRRHSDQIMTFRERLLHKNLQKHLSSQELVFLLLTPSIITESCSTHRLEHALYKPQKGLFHRIPLVVANLGMSEQLGYKTISGSCESTGFSRAVKTHSSEFFTEDGSLKEVHKINEMYASLQEELKSICKKVEYSEQAVEKLLKDVTRLKREIKKRKQAQTQAARENIEKDPQENIFLCQALRTFFPDQEFLHSCVISLKNRHISKSSCTANHQLNVIDNLTLMVEYTDVPEASPASGTPQMLKRKALDTDDGWQLKKSRLLEIQNKPSKTDPDSSNQEKASTMSSPETDEDIEKMKGSGEYPQSPTF; encoded by the exons ATGGATGATGTTGAAGTTATTTATACAATTG ACATccagaaatatattccatgctatCAGCTTTTCAG CTTTTATAACTCTTCTGGTGAACTAAATGAGCAAGCACTGAGGAAAATACTATCGAGTGTCAAAAAG GCTGTGGTTGGTTGGTACAAATTCCGACGTCATTCAGACCAGATCATGACATTTAGAGAGAGACTGCTTCACAAAAACTTACAGAAGCATCTTTCAAGCCAGGAACTTGTTTTTCTACTGCTAACACCAAGCATAATAACAGAAAGCTGCTCTACTCATCGGCTGGAGCATGCCCTATATAAACCTCAAAAGGG cctTTTTCATAGGATACCTTTAGTGGTGGCCAATCTGGGCATGTCCGAACAACTGGGTTATAAGACTATATCAGGTTCCTGTGAGTCTACTGGTTTTAGCCGAGCAGTAAAAACACATAG CTCTGAATTTTTTACAGAAGATGGATCTTTAAAGGAggtacataaaataaatgaaatgtatgcTTCTTTACAAGAGGAATTAAAG AGTATATGCAAGAAAGTAGAATACAGTGAGCAAGCAGTAGAGAAACTACTAAAGGATGTAACCAGATTGAAAcgggaaattaaaaaaagaaaacaggcacaAACCCAAGCAGCAC GAGAGAACATCGAAAAAGACCCTCAggagaacatttttctttgtcaagCTTTACGGACCTTTTTTCCAGATCAAGAATTTCTTCATTCATGTGTTATCTCCTTGAAAAACAGGCATATCTCTAAAAGTAGCTGCACTGCCAACCACCAGCTCAATGTGATAGACAACCTGACCTTAATGGTAGAATACACTGACGTTCCTGAAGCTAGCCCAGCTAGCGGCACACCACAGATGCTTAAACGTAAAGCTTTAGATACCGATGATGGATGGCAATTGAAGAAGTCACGGCTATTAGAGATACAAAACAAACCATCTAAAACAGATCCTGATAGTAGTAATCAAGAAAAAGCATCCACAATGAGCAGCCCGGAAACAGATGAAGACATTGAAAAAATGAAGGGTTCTGGTGAATATCCACAGTCTCCTACATTTTGA